In Ctenopharyngodon idella isolate HZGC_01 chromosome 1, HZGC01, whole genome shotgun sequence, a single genomic region encodes these proteins:
- the LOC127496649 gene encoding B-cell receptor CD22-like isoform X7 has protein sequence MMCVSSMSIRMALPLPLVFLLMIHGVSSAGWGVSYSPSHICALKNSSVIMSCTYTYPTGYQIKNVFWTKAFIRGEKPPDLSEDPEYSQRLQYLGDKQQNCTIRLSHVTLKDSRMYYFRFITDKPDGKWIGDPGVTLAVTDLQVESPERVTEGDSVRLTCNSSCTLTDRATFIWYRNSQPLTERRDRNNELLLQSVRREDAGRYSCAVHGHNHISPAVELNVTYPPKSVSVSISPSGEIVSGDSVTLICSSDSNPPAEISWFKGRTFVGSGRIYSISKISSDDSGEYKCRSRNQHGEKYSDAVTLNVMWVSSADWGVSYSPSHICALNDSSVIMSCTYTYPTGYQIKNVFWTKAFIRGEKPPDLSEDPEYSQRLQYLGDKQQNCTIRLSHVTLKDSRMYYFRFITDKPDGRWIGDPGVTLTVTDLQVESPERVTEGDSVRLTCKSSCTLTDRATFIWYRNSQPLTERRDRNNELLLQSVRREDAGRYSCAVHGHNHISPAVELNVTYPPKSISVSISPSGEIVSGDSVTLICSSDSNPPALNFSWFKENESSAVGSGQSFSALQSGRFYCQAHNQHGSQRSDAVTVTVHHGAGRNVIVIAAASGGLFIIIIIIIIIIIIFTIKKKKINRRSAIHECENNDPSTGTYAALDLKSRSSDLYDTLATVHPRPAVHQSSSSDYENLSPHSKTPR, from the exons ATGATGTGTGTGTCTAGTATGTCAATCAGAATGGCTCTGCCCCTTCCTCTGGTGTTTCTGCTCATGATTCATG GGGTTTCTAGTGCTGGTTGGGGTGTGAGTTACAGTccttcacacatctgtgcaCTAAAGAACTCATCAGTGATAATGAGCTGCACTTATACATACCCTACTGGATATCAGATCAAGAACGTGTTTTGGACAAAAGCCTTTATTAGGGGTGAAAAGCCTCCAGATCTGTCTGAGGACCCTGAATACAGTCAGAGGCTTCAGTATCTGGGAGataaacagcagaactgcaccatcagactgagtcatgtgacactgaaggattCACGCATGTACTATTTCAGATTCATCACTGATAAACCTGATGGTAAATGGATTGGTGATCCAGGAGTGACTCTTGCTGTCACAG atcttcaggtggagtctcctgagagagtgacagagggagattcagtccgtctgacatgtaacagcagctgcactctgactgacagagcaacattcatctggtacagaaactcacagccattaactgagagaagagacagaaacaatgaactcctgctgcagtcagtcagaagagaggatgCAGGCAGATATAGCTGTGCTGTACACGGACACAATCACATCTCTCCTGCTGTTGAGCTCAATGTCACGT ATCCTCCAAAGAGcgtctcagtgtccatcagtccatctggtgaaatagtgtcaggagattcagtgactctgatctgcagcagtgattcaaaccctcctgcagaaatcagctggtttaaaggaagaacgtttgtaggatctggaagaatctacagcatctcaaagatcagctctgatgacagtggagaatacaagtgcAGATCCAGAAATCaacatggagagaaatactctgatgctgtgactttaaacgtcatgt GGGTTTCTAGTGCTGATTGGGGTGTGAGTTACAGTccttcacacatctgtgcaCTAAATGACTCATCAGTGATAATGAGCTGCACTTATACATACCCTACTGGATATCAGATCAAGAACGTGTTCTGGACAAAAGCCTTTATTAGGGGTGAAAAGCCTCCAGATCTGTCTGAGGACCCTGAATACAGTCAGAGGCTTCAGTATCTGGGAGataaacagcagaactgcaccatcagactgagtcatgtgacactgaaggattCACGCATGTACTATTTCAGATTCATCACTGATAAACCTGATGGTAGATGGATTGGTGATCCAGGAGTGACTCTTACTGTCACAG atcttcaggtggagtctcctgagagagtgacagagggagattcagtccgtctgacatgtaaaagcagctgcactctgactgacagagcaacattcatctggtacagaaactcacagccattaactgagagaagagacagaaacaatgaactcctgctgcagtcagtcagaagagaggatgCAGGCAGATATAGCTGTGCTGTACACGGACACAATCACATCTCTCCTGCTGTTGAGCTCAATGTCACGT ATCCTCCAAAGAGCAtctcagtgtccatcagtccatctggtgaaatagtgtcaggagattcagtgactctgatctgcagcagtgattcaaaccctcctgctctgaacttcagctggtttaaggagaatgaaagctcagctgttggatctggacagagtttcagtgcACTACAGAGTGGACGCTTCTACTGTCAGGCTCACAATCAACATGGATCTCAGAGATCAGACGCTGTAACTGTCACAG TTCATCATGGTGCTGGTAGGAATGTGATTGTGATCGCAGCGGCATCTGGAGGATTattcatcatcattatcatcatcatcatcatcatcatcatatttacaat taagaagaaaaaaataaacagaagatcTGCGATACATGAGTGTGAG AACAATGATCCCAGTACAGGCACATATGCAGCTCTTGACCTCAAGTCCAGATCTTCTGACCTCTACGACACACTCGCT ACTGTCCATCCCAGACCTGCCGTTCACCAGTCGAGCTCTTCAGATTATGAGAATCTGTCA CCACACAGCAAGACACCACGATAA
- the LOC127500111 gene encoding uncharacterized protein LOC127500111 isoform X2, translated as MRTVTSISFSVLGLSVLWLMENSLALTVTGSVGSNISVTCRYPETYENNSKYFCQMSDSFAQRDPQCVQTTRRETRSERGRLTLLDNTSSHVLTALVSRLAPEDSGKYWCGVDISLLPDFTSEIWLTVTKGDPQEQTKNHFLEEPGESNSRFMMMVASMCVFALFFVCVFGLFQVLKHNSRSNSGSVLHRTRTTSNSMPDGHQRINHPDSFKDQSDKEEFYRPTNPDYTNTEPVDTDSYYIDVVSAQTQDQIYTELDTSRQSHVYQSLTADSVEEAIYQTIDQTTDSTLKPHQQPS; from the exons ATGAGAACCGTCACCTCCATCAGTTTCTCAG TGCTTGGTCTTTCAGTGCTGTGGCTGATGGAGAACTCACTGGCTCTTACCGTCACTGGATCTGTGGGAAGCAACATCTCAGTCACCTGCAGATATCCTGAAACGTACGAGAATAACAGCAAGTACTTCTGCCAGATGAGCGATTCATTTGCTCAGAGAGATCCTCAGTGTGTTCAGACGACCCGGAGAGAGACGAGGTCTGAACGAGGGAGACTGACTCTTCTGGACAACACCAGCTCTCATGTTCTCACAGCTCTCGTCTCTAGACTGGCTCCAGAAGACTCTGGAAAGTACTGGTGTGGTGTAGATATCAGTCTGCTGCCTGATTTCACCTCCGAGATCTGGTTAACAGTCACCAAAG GGGATCCCCAAGAACAAACCAAAAACCACTTCCTGGAAGAACCTGGCG AGTCTAACTCCAGGTTCATGATGATGGTGGCTTCGATGTGTGTTTTCGCTCTGTTtttcgtgtgtgtgtttggtctGTTTCAAGTCCTCAAGCACAACAGCCGCAGTAACTCAG GTTCTGTTCTCCACCGCACCAGAACAACATCAAACTCAATGCCG GATGGACACCAAAGAATAAATCATCCAGACTcattcaaagatcaaagtgatAAAGAGGAATTTTACAGACCCACAAACCCAGATTATACAAACACAGAGCCGGTCGACACAGATTCCTACTACATAGATGTAGTTTCAGCACAAACACAAGATCAGATCTACACAGAACTGGACACCAGTAGACAGAGTCACGTGTATCAGAGTCTTACAGCAGATTCTGTTGAAGAGGCCATCTATCAGACTATTGATCAAACAACTGACTCAACACTGAAGCCTCATCAACAGCCATCTTGA
- the LOC127500111 gene encoding uncharacterized protein LOC127500111 isoform X1, whose product MRTVTSISFSAVLGLSVLWLMENSLALTVTGSVGSNISVTCRYPETYENNSKYFCQMSDSFAQRDPQCVQTTRRETRSERGRLTLLDNTSSHVLTALVSRLAPEDSGKYWCGVDISLLPDFTSEIWLTVTKGDPQEQTKNHFLEEPGESNSRFMMMVASMCVFALFFVCVFGLFQVLKHNSRSNSGSVLHRTRTTSNSMPDGHQRINHPDSFKDQSDKEEFYRPTNPDYTNTEPVDTDSYYIDVVSAQTQDQIYTELDTSRQSHVYQSLTADSVEEAIYQTIDQTTDSTLKPHQQPS is encoded by the exons ATGAGAACCGTCACCTCCATCAGTTTCTCAG CAGTGCTTGGTCTTTCAGTGCTGTGGCTGATGGAGAACTCACTGGCTCTTACCGTCACTGGATCTGTGGGAAGCAACATCTCAGTCACCTGCAGATATCCTGAAACGTACGAGAATAACAGCAAGTACTTCTGCCAGATGAGCGATTCATTTGCTCAGAGAGATCCTCAGTGTGTTCAGACGACCCGGAGAGAGACGAGGTCTGAACGAGGGAGACTGACTCTTCTGGACAACACCAGCTCTCATGTTCTCACAGCTCTCGTCTCTAGACTGGCTCCAGAAGACTCTGGAAAGTACTGGTGTGGTGTAGATATCAGTCTGCTGCCTGATTTCACCTCCGAGATCTGGTTAACAGTCACCAAAG GGGATCCCCAAGAACAAACCAAAAACCACTTCCTGGAAGAACCTGGCG AGTCTAACTCCAGGTTCATGATGATGGTGGCTTCGATGTGTGTTTTCGCTCTGTTtttcgtgtgtgtgtttggtctGTTTCAAGTCCTCAAGCACAACAGCCGCAGTAACTCAG GTTCTGTTCTCCACCGCACCAGAACAACATCAAACTCAATGCCG GATGGACACCAAAGAATAAATCATCCAGACTcattcaaagatcaaagtgatAAAGAGGAATTTTACAGACCCACAAACCCAGATTATACAAACACAGAGCCGGTCGACACAGATTCCTACTACATAGATGTAGTTTCAGCACAAACACAAGATCAGATCTACACAGAACTGGACACCAGTAGACAGAGTCACGTGTATCAGAGTCTTACAGCAGATTCTGTTGAAGAGGCCATCTATCAGACTATTGATCAAACAACTGACTCAACACTGAAGCCTCATCAACAGCCATCTTGA
- the LOC127499227 gene encoding CMRF35-like molecule 8 isoform X1 — MNIILTFTLLMIPGVMTYMSITGYSRGGVTIKCKYEKKYTQKTKYFCRGQKPDTLQIGWCSDLIRTEEKDKWVQKDRFSLYDDTRSAVFNVTIRDLREQDSGTYYCAVDIPKEIDFYTEVKLNVLTNQSTFPPPLLSSSSSSSSSSSSPISQNSQLSSTSDFTSASPSISNGLFLIIGVTVILLLLITGFMSCIMTLYKKHLTRDPDSASKKSEPGTENSEAVHQMLYEEIKDTRLHTDCKTSQLLIKPSDLCNTVYATPQLPTNPSDSSKTVYATPQLPTNPSDSSNTVYATPQLPTNPSDSSKTVYATPQLPTNPSDSSNTVYATPLLGLLINSSDTNTVYATV, encoded by the exons ATGAACATCATCTTGACTTTCACTCTGCTGATGATTCCTG GTGTCATGACCTACATGAGCATAACAGGATATTCAAGGGGTGGAGTCACGATCAAATGCAAATATGAGAAAAAATATACTCaaaaaacaaagtatttttGTAGAGGTCAGAAGCCAGATACACTACAGATCGGATGGTGTTCTGACCTCATCAGGACTGAAGAGAAAGATAAATGGGTTCAGAAGGATAGATTCTCTCTGTATGACGACACAAGATCAGCAGTCTTCAATGTGACCATCAGAGATCTGAGAGAACAGGATTCTGGGACGTACTACTGTGCAGTAGATATCCCTAAAGAAATAGATTTCTACACTGAAGTAAAGCTGAACGTTTTAACAA ATCAAAGCACATTTCCACCACCGttgttatcatcatcatcatcatcatcatcatcatcatcatcacctaTTTCGCAAAATTCCCAGCTATCGTCAACATCTGATTTCACATCGGCTTCTCCATCTATCTCGAATG GTTTGTTTCTGATCATCGGTGTGACTGTGATTCTGCTTCTGCTCATCACTGGATTCATGTCATGCATAATGACTCTCTACAAGAAACATCTGACTCGAG ACCCTGATTCAGCCTCTAAAAAATCTGAACCTGGAACAGAAAACAGTGAAGCG GTTCATCAAATGCTGTATGAGGAGATTAAAGACACCAGACTTCACACGGACTGCAAAACCAGCCAGTTACTCATAAAACCCTCTGATTTATGTAACACTGTTTATGCCACTCCACAATTACCCACAAACCCCTCTGATTCTTCTAAAACAGTTTATGCTACTCCACAGTTACCCACAAACCCCTCTGATTCTTCTAATACTGTTTATGCCACTCCACAATTACCCACAAACCCCTCTGATTCTTCTAAAACGGTTTATGCTACTCCACAGTTACCCACAAACCCCTCTGATTCTTCTAATACTGTTTATGCCACTCCACTATTAGGCCTACTCATAAACTCCTCTGATACTAATACAGTTTATGCTACTGTTTAA